A single region of the Polyangiaceae bacterium genome encodes:
- a CDS encoding helix-turn-helix domain-containing protein, which produces MALELDAFDEIVEQRSQTEDLERVLSEAFDRLENQELLAHAWLLWGRLKSMHGNIAEARDSFEMALVIAEEAGLERLAIEAQARANSSRAHLGDEVKLELHDVDDPKLQADLLVSEASLRYAAGRPHEALSVSLRAEKLYAAADNLHGLVTAKTGTALCYFEFGRYEDAARSVEEADRLSDGRFEHLFAYRRVTLARTLHAQGETRAAADAYREGRELYHRLGNALMAGYTDMWEGESALAERRFTEAIALFESAGAAFESAKNREAEALATAARALAHQMDGQSATAQVLASRVDRGACDHPAAIAVIDVRRAQLSGDQGLLESARARLGPDGRLLAETSEPYRLALNLLEQATPAATPSTPPILIGPGFEWVRSDGQLHPVPNGHKVRTLLSVVFEERQRNPGAWVPIETLYEKLWAGERMRPASRTNRLNVMISRLRRLGLGKRLERSPEGLRLDPSIGFVIGG; this is translated from the coding sequence ATGGCCCTGGAGCTGGACGCCTTCGACGAGATCGTGGAGCAGCGCTCCCAGACCGAAGATCTCGAGCGCGTGCTCTCCGAGGCGTTCGACCGTCTGGAGAACCAGGAGCTCTTGGCTCACGCCTGGCTGCTCTGGGGTCGGCTGAAGTCGATGCACGGTAACATCGCCGAAGCCCGCGACAGCTTCGAGATGGCATTGGTGATCGCCGAGGAGGCGGGCCTCGAGCGTCTGGCCATCGAAGCCCAGGCGCGGGCCAACAGCTCGCGGGCCCACCTCGGCGACGAAGTGAAGCTCGAGCTGCACGACGTCGACGACCCCAAGCTGCAGGCCGACCTGTTGGTGTCCGAAGCGTCGCTGCGCTACGCCGCAGGGCGGCCCCACGAGGCGCTCAGTGTGTCGTTGCGAGCGGAGAAGCTCTATGCCGCCGCTGACAACCTTCATGGACTGGTCACCGCCAAAACGGGGACGGCGCTCTGCTACTTCGAGTTCGGACGCTACGAAGATGCCGCGCGCAGCGTGGAGGAAGCGGATCGCCTCTCGGATGGCCGCTTCGAGCACCTGTTCGCGTACCGCCGCGTGACGCTGGCACGGACGCTTCACGCCCAAGGCGAGACCCGCGCCGCCGCGGACGCGTACCGCGAAGGACGGGAGCTCTACCACCGCCTCGGCAACGCCCTGATGGCCGGCTACACGGACATGTGGGAGGGGGAGAGCGCGCTCGCCGAGCGCCGCTTCACCGAAGCCATCGCGCTGTTCGAGAGCGCCGGCGCCGCGTTCGAAAGCGCAAAGAACCGCGAGGCCGAAGCGCTGGCCACGGCAGCGCGGGCTCTCGCACACCAGATGGACGGCCAGAGCGCGACGGCCCAGGTGCTCGCTTCTCGTGTCGATCGCGGGGCTTGCGACCATCCCGCGGCAATTGCCGTGATCGACGTGCGACGAGCACAGCTGTCGGGGGATCAGGGTTTGTTGGAATCGGCGCGGGCACGCCTGGGGCCGGACGGCCGTCTGCTCGCGGAAACGTCCGAGCCCTACCGCTTGGCGCTGAACCTCCTGGAGCAGGCAACTCCGGCGGCCACGCCTTCCACGCCTCCCATCTTGATCGGCCCGGGCTTCGAGTGGGTCCGGAGCGATGGGCAGCTGCATCCCGTGCCCAATGGCCACAAGGTCCGCACCTTGCTCTCCGTCGTGTTCGAGGAGCGCCAGCGAAACCCGGGCGCTTGGGTACCCATCGAAACGTTGTACGAGAAGCTGTGGGCGGGCGAGCGGATGCGGCCGGCGTCCCGTACCAACCGTCTGAACGTGATGATCTCGCGCCTGAGGCGCCTGGGCCTCGGCAAGCGCCTGGAGCGGTCTCCCGAAGGACTGCGCCTGGACCCGTCCATCGGTTTCGTCATCGGCGGTTGA
- the glgC gene encoding glucose-1-phosphate adenylyltransferase, protein MPSGRPKVLGVVLAGGEGRRLAPLTRDRAKPAVPFGGTYRLVDFALSNLVNGGVLRVAVLTQYKSHSLDKHIAQTWRMSPLFGNYVMSVPAQMRLGKRWFEGSADAIYQNLNLIAEEAPDYICVFGADHIYRMDPGQMIDAHIASGAGVTVAGIRVPREQANRFGVIEPDPGSKRIRRFVEKPAEAAGLSDSPDEVFASMGNYVFTADALVNAVVEDAKREDSRHDMGGDIITHLVERQEAGVYDFNANAVPGSTERDRGYWRDVGTLDAYFEAQMDLISVHPIFNLYNAEWPIHTWYGSLPPAKFVFDDDGRRGVALDSIVAPGVIVAGGSVRRCIVSPGVRVESGARVESSVLMNDVTIGEGAVVMRTIIDKGVHVPAGAKIGVDPEHDRARGFVLSDDGVVVIGKHDRVVA, encoded by the coding sequence ATGCCCAGTGGACGTCCGAAGGTTCTTGGTGTCGTGCTGGCCGGGGGAGAAGGCCGCCGCCTCGCTCCCCTCACCCGTGACCGGGCCAAGCCCGCGGTTCCCTTCGGAGGAACCTATCGCTTGGTGGACTTCGCGCTGTCGAACTTGGTGAACGGCGGCGTGCTGCGCGTGGCGGTGCTCACGCAGTACAAGAGCCACAGCCTCGACAAGCACATCGCGCAAACGTGGCGAATGAGCCCGCTGTTCGGCAACTACGTGATGAGCGTTCCGGCGCAGATGCGCCTCGGCAAGCGCTGGTTCGAAGGCTCCGCGGACGCCATCTATCAAAACCTGAATCTCATCGCCGAAGAAGCGCCGGACTACATCTGCGTGTTCGGTGCCGACCACATCTACCGCATGGACCCCGGGCAGATGATCGACGCGCACATCGCCTCCGGGGCGGGCGTGACGGTGGCCGGGATCCGCGTGCCTCGGGAACAGGCCAATCGCTTCGGCGTGATCGAGCCGGATCCGGGGAGCAAGCGCATCCGGCGCTTCGTCGAGAAGCCCGCGGAGGCCGCCGGCCTGTCGGACTCGCCGGACGAGGTGTTCGCGTCCATGGGCAACTACGTGTTCACGGCGGACGCGCTGGTGAACGCCGTCGTGGAGGATGCCAAGCGCGAGGACAGCCGCCACGACATGGGCGGCGACATCATCACGCACCTGGTGGAACGCCAGGAGGCGGGAGTCTACGACTTCAACGCCAACGCCGTGCCCGGCTCCACGGAACGCGATCGCGGCTACTGGCGCGACGTGGGCACCCTGGACGCCTATTTCGAAGCGCAGATGGATCTCATCAGCGTGCACCCCATCTTCAACCTGTACAACGCGGAGTGGCCCATCCACACCTGGTACGGCTCTCTGCCCCCCGCCAAATTCGTGTTCGACGACGACGGCCGCCGCGGCGTGGCGCTCGACTCGATCGTGGCGCCAGGGGTGATCGTGGCCGGCGGCTCCGTGCGGCGTTGCATCGTCTCCCCGGGTGTACGGGTAGAGAGCGGTGCGCGCGTCGAGAGCTCGGTACTGATGAATGACGTGACCATCGGCGAAGGCGCGGTGGTGATGCGCACCATCATCGACAAGGGTGTCCACGTGCCCGCCGGCGCCAAGATCGGCGTCGACCCGGAACACGACCGCGCCCGCGGCTTCGTGCTCTCGGACGACGGCGTGGTGGTGATCGGCAAGCACGACAGGGTCGTCGCGTGA
- a CDS encoding PEGA domain-containing protein, which produces MGVMRRRAAVTLLSLLSIVACDSGVGRAAVSLSLERRAKSPADASVYIDEEYVGPLGYVAARGVRLPVGEHRITVTRDGFFPWDRLVEADREPIRLNVELTPVPD; this is translated from the coding sequence ATGGGAGTGATGCGCCGCCGCGCCGCCGTCACGCTGCTGTCCCTGCTGTCGATCGTCGCCTGCGACTCCGGCGTGGGTCGCGCGGCGGTCAGCCTCTCCCTCGAGCGGCGAGCCAAGAGCCCCGCCGACGCTTCCGTCTACATCGACGAGGAGTACGTCGGCCCGCTGGGCTACGTGGCCGCTCGCGGCGTTCGCCTTCCCGTCGGCGAACATCGAATCACGGTGACCCGCGACGGCTTCTTCCCCTGGGATCGGCTGGTGGAGGCGGATCGGGAACCGATTCGCCTGAACGTCGAGCTGACGCCCGTGCCCGACTGA
- a CDS encoding amidohydrolase family protein, whose product MARLSRRALLGVGASFTAGLVVGGRLGAPQAFAPGPPRAVDGDAKDLVLRALEGLDPAKVWDTHVHVVGIGTGNSGCWVNPKMRSAVHPVRQFEFDVYLAASGVSDMSRVDEEYIERLLTLSRLANPQGKIVCLPFDIAVREDGSEDWDQTEVYTPNEYVAELGKKHANVVPGASIHPYRKDAVERLDKAVEAGARVVKWLPNSMGMDPASPKCDAFYERLATLDVPLLCHTGEEQAVQSDEWQELGNPLRLRRALEKGVRVVAAHCASLGSVRDLDDPMDRSISAFDALLRMLNDRRWEKNLFADISAMTQVQRAGRPLRDMLIAKHLHPRLLYGSDYPLPAIDPLVSTRLLEGDGYITGADRALLNRIYAQNPLLFDFVLKRRLSVEHMNASYAFEPKVFETAWLYDRPSAEG is encoded by the coding sequence ATGGCGCGTCTGAGCCGCCGAGCCCTGCTGGGAGTCGGAGCCAGCTTCACTGCCGGGCTGGTCGTCGGTGGACGTCTGGGTGCGCCTCAGGCCTTCGCGCCGGGGCCACCCCGGGCGGTGGACGGTGACGCCAAGGACCTCGTGCTGCGGGCCCTCGAGGGGCTGGACCCGGCGAAGGTGTGGGACACGCACGTGCACGTGGTGGGCATCGGCACCGGCAACAGCGGCTGTTGGGTGAACCCCAAGATGCGGAGCGCGGTCCACCCGGTGCGGCAGTTCGAGTTCGACGTCTACCTGGCCGCTTCCGGGGTGTCGGACATGAGCCGTGTGGACGAGGAATACATCGAACGCCTCCTGACGCTCTCGCGTCTGGCCAACCCCCAAGGAAAAATCGTCTGCCTGCCGTTCGACATCGCGGTCCGAGAAGATGGCAGCGAAGACTGGGATCAGACCGAGGTGTACACGCCCAACGAGTACGTCGCCGAGCTCGGAAAGAAACACGCGAACGTGGTGCCGGGCGCGTCCATACACCCGTATCGGAAGGACGCGGTGGAGCGCCTGGACAAGGCCGTCGAGGCCGGCGCCCGGGTCGTGAAGTGGCTGCCCAACTCCATGGGCATGGACCCGGCTTCCCCCAAGTGCGATGCCTTCTACGAGCGCTTGGCGACATTGGACGTCCCGCTCTTGTGTCACACCGGAGAAGAGCAGGCGGTGCAGTCCGACGAGTGGCAGGAGCTCGGGAATCCGCTGCGTCTGCGCCGCGCTCTCGAAAAAGGGGTGCGCGTGGTGGCGGCGCACTGCGCCAGCCTGGGCAGCGTGCGAGACCTGGACGACCCCATGGATCGCAGCATTTCCGCCTTCGATGCATTGCTGCGCATGCTGAACGATCGGCGCTGGGAGAAGAACCTGTTCGCGGACATCTCCGCCATGACGCAGGTGCAGCGCGCCGGCCGCCCGCTGCGCGACATGCTCATCGCGAAGCACCTGCACCCACGGCTGCTGTACGGCTCGGACTACCCGCTGCCGGCCATCGATCCGCTCGTGAGCACGCGGCTGCTCGAAGGGGACGGCTACATCACGGGAGCGGATCGCGCGCTGCTCAATCGGATCTACGCCCAGAATCCGTTGCTCTTCGACTTCGTCCTCAAGCGCCGCTTGAGCGTGGAGCACATGAACGCCAGCTACGCCTTCGAGCCCAAGGTGTTCGAAACCGCGTGGCTCTACGACCGCCCGAGCGCGGAGGGCTGA
- a CDS encoding isoaspartyl peptidase/L-asparaginase: MEAGVSVTSSWAGGGSAWSVLVHGGAGDIPPHREAVHAAGCARAVEAAIAILRDGGRALDAAERAVRVLEDDPCFNAGTGACLTTEHTLELDAAIMDGASLAAGAVCALPAFENPIAIARAVLEEGEHVLYAADGARRFAEHAGFSPADPERMITQAARDKLAAAILSGKAHSWAGGTVGAVVRDAQGHVAAATSTGGTSGKRPGRIGDSPVLGAGTYADDRGGAASATGHGEGILRVALCAEAIAALRTGATPEAAARSVIENLAERVGSTGGIILADQRGRLGFARSTRTMSWAAGWPESDVLSGT, encoded by the coding sequence ATGGAGGCAGGTGTGAGCGTCACGTCGAGCTGGGCCGGTGGGGGAAGCGCGTGGAGCGTGCTCGTGCACGGCGGCGCGGGCGACATTCCGCCGCATCGCGAGGCCGTCCACGCCGCGGGCTGCGCCCGCGCCGTGGAGGCCGCCATCGCCATCTTGCGTGACGGCGGCCGCGCCCTCGACGCAGCGGAGCGGGCCGTCCGCGTGCTGGAAGACGATCCGTGCTTCAACGCCGGCACCGGCGCGTGCCTCACGACGGAGCACACGCTGGAGCTCGACGCGGCCATCATGGACGGCGCGTCCCTAGCGGCCGGCGCGGTGTGCGCCTTGCCGGCGTTCGAAAATCCGATCGCCATCGCCCGCGCCGTCCTCGAAGAGGGCGAGCACGTGCTGTACGCCGCCGACGGCGCGCGGCGCTTCGCCGAGCACGCCGGTTTCTCGCCGGCGGATCCCGAGCGCATGATCACGCAGGCGGCGCGCGACAAGCTGGCGGCGGCCATTCTGTCCGGGAAAGCGCACAGCTGGGCGGGGGGCACCGTCGGCGCCGTGGTGCGAGATGCGCAGGGCCACGTCGCCGCGGCCACCAGCACCGGGGGCACCAGCGGCAAGCGCCCCGGGCGCATTGGCGACAGCCCGGTGCTGGGCGCCGGGACCTATGCGGACGACCGCGGCGGCGCGGCGAGCGCGACGGGGCACGGCGAGGGCATCCTGCGCGTCGCCCTGTGCGCCGAGGCCATCGCGGCGCTGCGCACCGGCGCGACACCGGAGGCTGCGGCGCGCTCCGTGATCGAAAACCTTGCAGAACGCGTCGGTTCCACGGGCGGCATCATCCTGGCGGACCAACGCGGTCGCCTGGGCTTCGCCCGTTCCACGCGTACGATGTCGTGGGCTGCCGGGTGGCCCGAGAGCGACGTGCTCTCGGGCACCTGA
- the glgA gene encoding glycogen synthase yields the protein MTRVALVSREYPPEVYGGAGVHVEYLSRELEKLVDLSVHCFGQPRETATAHGSWEALSGSAPHLAALRTMSTDLAIAAAVEGADLVHSHTWYANFAGHLAKLLYGIPHVMTTHSLEPLRPWKAEQLGGGYQLSSFCERTAIESADAIIAVSRGMRDDILRAYPAVDAKRVTVIPNGIDLDEYRRSNERDVLERHGIDDSRPYAVFVGRITRQKGVVHLLEAAAELDEGLGLVLCAGEPDTPEIAAEVRANVETLRRSRSAVVWIEEMLPRPAVIQILSHARVFVCPSVYEPFGIVNLEAMACGIPVVASAVGGIPEIVLHEQTGLLVPLELGSDSPPAPRHRAQFARGLADAVNRLARDAQLSRKLGAAGRARVEAHYAWSAVGRSTAELYQRLLDDTPNLRA from the coding sequence GTGACGCGCGTCGCGCTGGTCAGCCGGGAGTACCCGCCGGAGGTGTACGGTGGCGCCGGGGTGCACGTGGAGTACCTGTCCAGGGAGCTGGAGAAGCTGGTGGATCTCTCGGTGCACTGCTTTGGCCAGCCCCGCGAAACGGCCACCGCCCACGGCAGCTGGGAAGCGCTCTCGGGCTCCGCGCCGCACTTGGCGGCGCTTCGCACGATGAGCACGGATCTCGCCATCGCCGCCGCCGTGGAGGGCGCGGACTTGGTCCACAGCCACACCTGGTACGCCAACTTCGCGGGCCACTTGGCGAAGCTCTTGTATGGCATCCCCCACGTGATGACGACCCACAGCTTAGAGCCGCTGCGGCCCTGGAAAGCGGAACAGCTCGGCGGTGGCTATCAACTCTCGAGCTTCTGCGAGCGCACGGCCATCGAGAGTGCCGACGCCATCATCGCCGTGTCCCGCGGCATGCGAGACGACATCTTGCGCGCGTATCCCGCGGTCGACGCGAAGCGGGTCACGGTGATCCCCAACGGTATCGACCTGGACGAGTACCGCCGCTCCAACGAACGCGACGTCCTCGAGCGTCACGGCATCGATGACTCCCGGCCCTACGCCGTGTTCGTCGGTCGCATCACGCGGCAGAAGGGCGTCGTGCACCTGCTCGAGGCCGCCGCCGAGCTGGACGAAGGCCTGGGCTTGGTGCTGTGCGCGGGCGAGCCCGACACGCCGGAGATTGCCGCCGAGGTGCGCGCCAACGTAGAAACGCTGCGCCGCTCGCGGAGCGCTGTGGTGTGGATCGAAGAGATGCTCCCGCGTCCCGCGGTCATCCAAATCCTGAGCCACGCCCGCGTGTTCGTGTGCCCCAGCGTGTACGAGCCCTTTGGCATCGTGAACCTGGAGGCCATGGCCTGCGGCATTCCGGTGGTGGCGTCCGCCGTGGGCGGCATTCCGGAGATCGTGCTTCACGAGCAAACCGGCCTGCTCGTCCCACTGGAGCTCGGAAGCGACTCTCCTCCGGCACCGCGGCACCGCGCACAGTTTGCGCGAGGGCTCGCAGACGCCGTGAATCGCCTGGCGCGGGACGCGCAGCTCTCGCGCAAGCTGGGTGCTGCAGGCCGCGCTCGGGTGGAGGCCCACTACGCCTGGAGCGCCGTGGGCCGTAGCACGGCGGAGCTCTACCAACGGCTTCTCGACGACACACCGAACCTTCGGGCATGA
- a CDS encoding serine/threonine protein kinase has product MTQHSNGSLGFPVSGGVVRSARGFSYLLGNLIGDGAYGAVFDCVGPFDQSFALKVFQPQNRPYQEVRAEWLTEAGRLYRLRHPNIVYVFDYFESGGLFYLVLERCDHTLEKMMGRAFTDRLVVEVMRQLLFAIQYLADNEIVHNDLHAGNVLIVQGDKIICKLSDLGIAQEMYGQYAVRPQIVHHRIMAPEVLAGGYTTKQSDLYQLGLLMYEMHTGQSALDFSVGYDGIVEQIRLGLPRAKAEALGTALGGIISVMLRRTEQYRYTSPAQVWDDLRRLDVWGPKAEGPLSQP; this is encoded by the coding sequence GTGACCCAGCACTCGAACGGCTCCCTGGGCTTCCCCGTGAGTGGGGGAGTGGTCCGTTCGGCGCGCGGATTCAGCTACTTGCTGGGCAATTTGATCGGGGATGGCGCCTACGGCGCCGTGTTCGACTGCGTGGGGCCCTTCGACCAATCCTTTGCCCTCAAGGTGTTCCAGCCCCAGAACCGACCCTACCAGGAGGTGCGGGCGGAGTGGCTCACGGAGGCGGGCCGCCTCTACCGCCTGCGGCACCCGAACATCGTCTACGTGTTCGACTACTTCGAGAGCGGCGGTCTCTTCTATCTGGTGCTCGAGCGCTGCGACCACACGCTGGAGAAGATGATGGGGCGGGCCTTCACGGACCGCCTGGTGGTGGAGGTGATGCGCCAGCTCTTGTTCGCGATCCAGTACTTGGCGGACAACGAGATCGTCCACAACGATCTACACGCCGGCAACGTGCTCATCGTTCAGGGCGACAAGATCATCTGCAAGCTGAGCGACCTCGGCATCGCCCAAGAGATGTACGGCCAGTACGCCGTGCGCCCGCAGATCGTTCATCATCGCATCATGGCCCCGGAGGTGCTGGCCGGTGGCTACACCACCAAGCAGAGCGATCTGTATCAGCTCGGTCTCTTGATGTACGAGATGCACACCGGGCAGTCCGCGCTCGACTTTTCCGTCGGCTACGACGGCATCGTGGAGCAGATCCGCTTGGGGCTTCCCCGCGCCAAGGCGGAAGCGCTGGGTACCGCGCTGGGCGGGATCATCAGCGTGATGCTGCGCCGGACGGAGCAGTACCGCTACACGTCACCGGCCCAGGTGTGGGACGACCTTCGTCGCCTCGACGTTTGGGGCCCGAAAGCCGAAGGACCGCTCAGTCAGCCCTGA
- a CDS encoding diguanylate cyclase encodes MAKSDPDFIEPRDDALDPEERTAVVNLSDLGRSSIPAGPNRHILVRMDSTHVGRVLTLEQEEYRLGRHPTCTVVFADDGVSRRHARIVRDGDGYLLEDLGSANGTFVAGERVERHRLADGDVFQLGPNVMFRYTFTDASQERMLNKLYEASVRDALTGAYNREHFEERLKMEVAYATRHHTLVALVMFDLDHFKKVNDSFGHPTGDRVLIDVAARVAQGLRTEDVFCRYGGEEFAIILRGIDLEGARAVAERVRERVAATPVQHGDTLVSVTLSAGCAALACCEKPTTVTLVAIADRRLYQAKRGGRNRVVAQG; translated from the coding sequence GTGGCGAAGAGCGACCCGGACTTCATCGAGCCCCGTGACGACGCCCTCGATCCGGAGGAGCGCACGGCGGTCGTCAATCTCTCGGATCTCGGGCGCTCGTCGATCCCGGCAGGTCCGAACCGTCACATCCTGGTGCGCATGGACTCCACCCACGTGGGGCGCGTCTTGACGCTGGAGCAGGAGGAGTACCGGCTGGGCCGGCATCCAACCTGCACCGTGGTGTTCGCGGACGACGGCGTGAGCCGGCGCCACGCGCGGATCGTCCGGGATGGAGACGGCTACCTGCTCGAAGATCTCGGCAGCGCCAACGGCACCTTCGTGGCGGGAGAGCGGGTGGAGCGGCACCGGCTGGCGGACGGCGACGTGTTCCAGCTCGGGCCCAACGTGATGTTCCGCTACACGTTCACCGACGCGAGCCAAGAGCGGATGCTCAACAAGCTGTACGAGGCCAGCGTGCGGGACGCGCTCACCGGGGCGTACAACCGGGAGCACTTCGAAGAGCGCTTGAAGATGGAGGTGGCGTATGCCACGCGCCATCACACGTTGGTGGCCCTCGTCATGTTCGATCTCGATCACTTCAAGAAGGTCAACGACAGCTTCGGCCACCCCACCGGCGACCGGGTCTTGATCGACGTCGCCGCGCGCGTCGCCCAGGGGCTGCGCACGGAAGACGTCTTCTGCCGCTATGGCGGCGAGGAATTCGCCATCATCTTGCGCGGCATCGACTTGGAGGGCGCCCGCGCGGTGGCCGAACGCGTGCGGGAGCGGGTGGCGGCCACGCCCGTCCAGCACGGTGACACCCTGGTCTCGGTGACCCTCTCCGCGGGCTGCGCCGCCCTCGCCTGCTGCGAGAAGCCGACCACGGTCACGCTGGTGGCGATCGCGGATCGGCGGCTCTACCAGGCCAAACGCGGCGGCCGCAATCGCGTCGTGGCTCAGGGCTGA
- a CDS encoding L-lysine 6-transaminase → MFRRSDVPADKVHEALRQHMLVDGYPIVVDMERSTKSWVRDLVSGKEYLDFFSFFASNPIGFNHPSMLDEDTLARLGRVGVTKVSNSDYYTTYMAEFVDTLSRTAAPPDFPHYFFVDGGALAVENAMKTAFDWKVQKNLAAGKGEKGSQILHLECAFHGRSGYTMSVTNTDPVKTRYFPQFPWPRIPSPAIRFPLEGANLEATIAAEKAAIAKAEQAFEQNPDDIAAILIEPIQGEGGDNHFRPEFLRELRRLADEREALLIFDEVQTGLGLTGKWWAYQHWNVVPDIICFAKKMQVGGIFAGKRIDEVEKNVFATPSRINSTWGASLVDMVRCTHILEIVVNENLVENAAVRGAELLAGLERIQARFAGTVENARGRGLMCAIDVPTHELRNKIIRQCFEDQMIVLPCGSRSIRFRPTLTVQADAVDEGVQRLEKAISEVL, encoded by the coding sequence ATGTTCCGACGTTCCGACGTCCCCGCCGACAAGGTCCACGAAGCCCTCCGCCAGCACATGTTGGTGGACGGCTATCCCATCGTGGTGGACATGGAGCGCAGCACCAAGAGCTGGGTGCGGGACCTGGTGAGCGGCAAGGAGTACCTCGACTTCTTCAGCTTCTTCGCGTCGAACCCCATCGGCTTCAACCACCCCAGCATGCTGGATGAAGACACCCTCGCGCGCCTGGGTCGCGTGGGCGTCACCAAGGTCTCGAACTCCGACTACTACACGACCTACATGGCGGAGTTCGTGGACACGCTGTCGCGCACCGCCGCGCCGCCGGACTTCCCCCACTACTTCTTCGTGGACGGCGGCGCCCTCGCCGTCGAAAACGCGATGAAGACCGCCTTCGACTGGAAAGTGCAGAAGAACCTCGCCGCGGGCAAGGGCGAGAAGGGCTCTCAGATCCTGCATCTGGAATGCGCCTTCCACGGTCGCAGTGGCTACACCATGAGCGTGACCAACACGGATCCGGTGAAGACGCGCTACTTCCCGCAGTTCCCTTGGCCACGCATCCCGAGCCCCGCCATCCGCTTCCCCCTCGAGGGCGCAAACCTGGAGGCTACGATCGCCGCGGAGAAGGCCGCCATCGCCAAAGCCGAGCAGGCCTTCGAGCAAAACCCCGACGACATCGCCGCCATTCTCATCGAGCCGATCCAGGGCGAAGGTGGCGACAACCACTTCCGCCCGGAGTTCTTGCGAGAGCTCCGTCGGCTGGCGGACGAGCGTGAAGCGCTGCTCATCTTCGACGAGGTACAGACCGGCCTGGGCCTCACCGGCAAGTGGTGGGCGTACCAGCACTGGAACGTGGTGCCGGACATCATCTGCTTCGCCAAGAAGATGCAGGTGGGTGGCATCTTCGCCGGCAAGCGCATCGACGAAGTCGAAAAGAACGTGTTCGCGACCCCCAGCCGCATCAACAGCACCTGGGGCGCGTCCCTGGTGGACATGGTGCGCTGCACGCACATCCTCGAAATCGTGGTGAACGAGAACCTGGTCGAGAACGCCGCCGTCCGCGGCGCCGAGCTGCTCGCCGGGCTCGAGCGCATTCAAGCGCGCTTTGCAGGCACCGTGGAGAACGCCCGCGGCCGCGGCCTGATGTGCGCCATCGACGTCCCCACCCACGAGCTCCGCAACAAGATCATCCGTCAGTGCTTCGAAGATCAGATGATCGTGCTGCCCTGCGGCTCGCGCTCCATCCGCTTCCGCCCCACCCTCACCGTCCAGGCCGACGCCGTCGACGAGGGCGTGCAGCGCCTGGAAAAAGCCATCAGCGAAGTTCTATAG